Sequence from the Kribbella aluminosa genome:
TCCTTGCTCGCGGCAACCAACACCTCGATCTCCGGTATCGCCGGCCGCTGCGGCTTCAGCAGTCAGTCCTACTTCTCCCGCTGCTTCACGACCGCGCACGCACTGACCCCGAGCGAGTTCAGGCACCGCTCCCAGCGCGCGTTCGTGCCCTGAGGTAGTCGGCGACCTCCGGCTGCTGGAAGAAGTCCGCCCAGCCGAGGACGTCGACGTCGTACTGCGTGTCCTTCAGCGAGAGGTCCGCGCCGCGGTCGATGAGGAAGCGCAGGGTGTCGAGCTCGCCCGTACCGGCGGCGAGATGTGCCGCGGTCATGCCGCCCGCTGTCCGTTCGTTGACACCGAAGCCGCGGTCGGCGAGCTGCCGGACGACGTCCCACTGCTGCGCTGCCGCGGCCTCGGCGAGCAGCGCGGGACGGTCGGCTGGGATCAGGTCGCCGGCGAGCGCGGCCGGAAACGGATCGTCGGCGCGCAGCCCGCGGTACAGGTCGCGGACGGTGCCGACCTCGGCACCGTGGTGGATGAGTTCGTCGATGATGTGCAGCGCGAACGACGTACCGTCGCCCTC
This genomic interval carries:
- a CDS encoding DinB family protein; the encoded protein is MTTLSQNLLDLSDFAGQRLRQRLDGLTDDEYFWEPFDGCWTVRRIAEGYVADGSRLPPAPAPFTTLAWRITHIVDVLQSERTATWFGHPATDEAPRVPGSAADALAALDRAYDIWRGRLASLSQDDLDRAMGPIAGPYAEGDGTSFALHIIDELIHHGAEVGTVRDLYRGLRADDPFPAALAGDLIPADRPALLAEAAAAQQWDVVRQLADRGFGVNERTAGGMTAAHLAAGTGELDTLRFLIDRGADLSLKDTQYDVDVLGWADFFQQPEVADYLRARTRAGSGA